Proteins co-encoded in one Pseudopipra pipra isolate bDixPip1 chromosome 12, bDixPip1.hap1, whole genome shotgun sequence genomic window:
- the AQP9 gene encoding aquaporin-9 isoform X2, translating into MMITIGFAMAVTVAVYVTGGVSGGHINPAVSLAMCVTGRLKWTKLPIYILAQLLGAFVGAAAVFGIYYDAFMAYSNGKLEVTGPNATAHIFATYPAPYLSLMNGFVDQVMSTAVLLLAVFAIFDTRNNSVPKGLEPIAVGLLIIALTCSLGMNSGCAMNPARDLGPRLFTAVAGWGMEVFTAGNNWWWVPIVAPLLGAVLGAMTYIIFIEMHHSDPQSGGENEVRDKYELTNME; encoded by the exons ATGATGATAACCATTGGATTTGCAATGGCAGTGACCGTAGCAGTGTATGTGACTGGGGGTGTTTCTG gtgGTCACATAAACCCAGCTGTTTCATTAGCCATGTGCGTGACTGGAAGATTAAAATGGACCAAATTACCAATTTACATATTAGCACAACTCCTGGGAGCATTTGTTGGAGCAGCGGCTGTCTTTGGGATTTATTATG ATGCCTTTATGGCTTACAGCAATGGGAAACTTGAAGTCACGGGACCTAATGCAACAGCACATATCTTTGCAACATACCCAGCTCCATATCTGTCCCTCATGAATGGATTTGTAGATCAG GTGATGTCAACAGCTGTTCTTCTTCTGGCTGTATTTGCTATTTTCGACACTAGAAATAACAGCGTCCCGAAGGGCCTGGAGCCAATTGCAGTAGGACTTCTTATAATTGCTCTTACTTGCTCCTTGGGGATGAACAGTGGCTGTGCCATGAACCCAGCCAGGGATCTGGGCCCAAGGCTCTTCACAGCCGTTGCAGGGTGGGGGATGGAAGTGTTCAC GGCTGGTAATAATTGGTGGTGGGTCCCTATAGTTGCACCTCTGCTGGGAGCTGTACTTGGAGCAATGACctacattatttttattgaaatgcATCACTCAGATCCTCAGTCAGGAGGAGAAAACGAAGTGCGTGACAAATATGAACTGACTAATATGGAGTAA